The genome window CCAGGATCTTCTTGAATCGCGTCATCGCCGTCCCTCCGTCCGTGTCGTCGCCGAGCCGCAACGCGGCATCCGCATCCCCGCGTCGGAGCGGGGACACGCGAGCCGTCTCGGCAGGCTCGCGGGGGCGTCCAGCCGCCTCCGCCCACCCTCGGCTCAGCTCCGGCATCAGAACGCAGTGGCCTTCGGTCTCTTACACGGATTTGCAATTTAGTTGTTTCGACACGCACCGATCGAGCGAGCACCCTGCGATCTCGGGCAAATGAAGATCGGAGCTGTCGCTATTTTTGCTTTTGTGTCACGGAGCGCGCTGCCGTCGCGACGGTCCCTCGGCCGGCGCCCGGCCCGCGGGGGGGGCGGGGGTGAAAGGTGGGGGGGCCCCGAGGCGTTTGAGGGAACGAGGGCGCGTTGGGAGCGTCCGAGGAGGTCATGATGAAGACGACAGCAAGGTGTCTCGCGGTTCTGTTGCTCGCGTCCGGGCTCGCGCTCGGTGGTTGTGGTGGTGACGACGCTGCGGAGCCCGAAGGCACGGGCGAGACGGGTGGCGAGCACGAAGGCGAGGGCAGCGGAGACCCGGAGGCCACGCCTCCCGAAGGTGAAGGCACCGACGGGACGTCGACCGATGGGACCGGCGGAGACACCAGCACCGACACGCCGCCCGAGGGCGAGGGTGGCGGCGAGTCGGGGGGCGGCGCGGAGTAAGCGCGGACGGGCAGGCCGCGGGCCGGGGGTAGACCTCGAGCCCCGTCGAGGGGCCCGAGCTCCGGTCCGCGGCAGCCAGCCCACGTGGGCACACCAACGGGAGCAGGCGATGGACGGTTCGATCGAGACCTTGCACAGCCGAGCGAAGTGCCGGATAAGCGCGGCGGCGGCGTGGCGCGCGACGAGCCGAAACCCGAGCGCCCCACGGGGGGGAACGAGGCGGGACCGCCGAGGCCCGGCAGCGTCCGTTTCAACAGCCCCGAGTGGCTCGCCTGGGAGCGCGAGCGGGTCGCCCGAGCGCGCACCGGCGATCGCGTCGCCTTCGGTGAGCTCTATCGCGCGTTCGCTTCCCCGCTCTTCGCGCAGGTGCTCGTCCCACGCCTCGGCAACCAGGCGGCTGCGGAGGACGTGCTCGCCGAGACCTTCCGCACCCTGCTCGAGCGGCTCGGTCAGTTCGACGACCAGGGCACGAGCATCTGGTTCTGGCTGGTGCGGATCGCCGTGAACAAGGCCACCGACATGCACCGTGGGCGTGCGCGCAGGACCCGGGCGCTGGTGAGCTTCGAAGGTTTGCTCGCGCCGGTGCTCGAGGCGCCTCCCACCCCGCGGGATCTGACCGAGCGGGCGAGCGATCTGGCGGCGTTGTCGGGTCGTGTCGCCGAGGTGCTCG of Deltaproteobacteria bacterium contains these proteins:
- a CDS encoding sigma-70 family RNA polymerase sigma factor, yielding MPDKRGGGVARDEPKPERPTGGNEAGPPRPGSVRFNSPEWLAWERERVARARTGDRVAFGELYRAFASPLFAQVLVPRLGNQAAAEDVLAETFRTLLERLGQFDDQGTSIWFWLVRIAVNKATDMHRGRARRTRALVSFEGLLAPVLEAPPTPRDLTERASDLAALSGRVAEVLGRINPRYRRALEMRFLEERSRQECADALDMKLGTFDVLLLRAVRSFRTAWGAEGGDETPSSDPEES